In Nothobranchius furzeri strain GRZ-AD chromosome 18, NfurGRZ-RIMD1, whole genome shotgun sequence, a single genomic region encodes these proteins:
- the rras gene encoding ras-related protein R-Ras — protein sequence MSGEEERFKLVVVGGGGVGKSALTIQFIQSYFVSDYDPTIEDSYSKVCSVGGKETRLDVLDTAGQEEFGAMREQYMRSGEGFLLVFALNDRGSYHEVQKFHTQILRVKDRDDFPMVLVGNKVDLEQQRVISREDAQAFASENRIHYMEASAKNRYNVDEVFLELVQIIRRFKELESPPPPTQQTRKPNRGGCPCVIL from the exons ATGAGCGGAGAGGAGGAGCGGTTCAAGCTGGTGGtggtgggcggaggaggagtggGCAAGAGCGCCCTGACGATCCAGTTCATACAG TCCTACTTCGTGTCAGACTATGACCCCACCATCGAGGACTCCTACAGCAAGGTCTGCAGCGTGGGCGGGAAGGAGACCCGGCTGGATG tcctGGATACAGCAGGTCAGGAAGAGTTTGGTGCCATGAGGGAGCAGTACATGCGCTCTGGAGAAGGATTCTTACTGGTGTTCGCCCTCAACGACCGGGGGag TTACCACGAGGTCCAGAAGTTCCACACCCAGATCCTGAGAGTGAAGGACAGAGATGATTTCCCGATGGTTCTGGTGGGAAACAAGGTGGACCTGGAACAACAGAGAGTG ATCTCCAGAGAGGACGCTCAGGCGTTCGCCTCGGAGAACAGGATCCACTACATGGAAGCTTCTGCCAAAAACCGCTACAACGTAGACGAGGTTTTCCTGGAGCTGGTGCAGATCATCAG ACGGTTTAAGGAGTTGGAGAGCCCCCCTCCACCGACCCAGCAGACCAGGAAACCGAACCGAGGAGGCTGTCCCTGTGTCATCCTCTGA
- the si:ch211-195b15.8 gene encoding tyrosine-protein phosphatase vhp-1: MVWFREAERAPLSVILPGLYLGAESDVTQDRLSSLGISYVLSVSRCSPQPSFLPGSRYLRIPIDDSLRDDLLPWIPQALHFIDAAMSSGASVLVHCAAGISRSPALAVAYIMFHLDLDLDRAYRFVKERRPSISPNFNFLGQLQHFQKTLNQRSAHSGDFFSQWEDNQLSLGPRSNSNSSTLHEVIGASSQQTDPTHQRLSDKSGAGLQNPWTRNPCEIIKPVQLQLPSGPASLLEKRKSLTLSLTPLGVPAPSLAAPLAPEAACLHSWEARGKPKAKAQSSNTSCRPAEDSQTKQGLLSPLSITLNKLLDWGERLVLGGMVVPSVRMGQPALSYRC; the protein is encoded by the exons gaccgGCTGTCCTCTCTAGGTATCTCCTACGTTCTGAGCGTGAGTCGCTGCAGCCCTCAGCCCTCCTTCCTGCCCGGATCCAGATACTTACGGATTCCCATCGATGACTCCTTGAGGGACGATCTTCTGCCCTGGATCCCACAAGCACTCCACTTCATTG ATGCAGCCATGTCTTCTGGGGCCTCTGTTTTGGTCCACTGTGCAGCAGGAATCTCTCgctctccagctctggctgtagcATACATCATgttccacctggacctggacctggaccgGGCCTACAG GTTTGTGAAAGAACGTCGTCCTTCAATTTCTCCAAACTTCAACTTCCTCGGCCAGCTGCAGCACTTCCAGAAGACACTGAACCAGAGGTCTGCTCATAGTGGGGACTTCTTCTCCCAATGGGAGGACAACCAGCTGTCCCTCGGTCCCAGGTCCAACTCCAACTCCTCCACCCTTCACGAGGTCATTGGTGCCTCATCGCAGCAGACTGACCCAACCCACCAGAGACTTTCAGACAAGAGCGGTGCCGGGCTGCAGAACCCGTGGACTCGGAACCCCTGTGAGATCATTAAACCCGTACAACTACAACTCCCATCAGGCCCTGCTTCTCTGTTAGAGAAAAGGAAaagcctcactctctctctcactcccctGGGAGTTCCTGCCCCCTCTTTGGCTGCCCCCTTGGCTCCAGAAGCTGCCTGTCTCCACAGCTGGGAGGCAAGAGGAAAGCCCAAGGCAAAGGCCCAGAGCAGCAACACCTCCTGCAGGCCAGCAGAGGACTCCCAAACGAAGCAGGGCCTGCTGTCCCCCCTCAGCATCACCCTGAACAAACTGTTGGACTGGGGGGAGAGGCTGGTGTTGGGAGGGATGGTTGTCCCCTCTGTGAGGATGGGACAGCCTGCGCTGTCATACAGgtgctga
- the prrg2 gene encoding transmembrane gamma-carboxyglutamic acid protein 2: MAVLWISTLSLLHTALCSAAFVRPPGKSVLLDEQSAASFLSRSLLYNHWDFELVVPGNLERECLEEVCNYEEAREVFKDDTKTADFWKHYTSTGDATPNVDVSVLVAGILAIVVIAVIATVLGVYFYKKKKSSRSPGRARAPVRMVGDGGPAAEMDPLFGVVVPPPPLPSYNDALNQSGQHDAPPPPYTGEAPSAPADPGEH, encoded by the exons ATGGCGGTGCTGTGGATCAGTACGCTGTCCCTGCTGCACACGGCCCTCTGCTCCGCCGCCTTCGTGCGGCCTCCAG GAAAGTCCGTGCTATTGGATGAGCAGTCCGCAGCATCCTTCCTGTCGCGCTCGCTGCTCTACAACCACTGGGACTTTGAGCTGGTGGTGCCAGGAAACCTGGAGAGGGAATGTTTAGAGGAGGTGTGCAACTATGAGGAGGCCAGAGAGGTGTTCAAGGATGACACAAAGACG GCAGACTTTTGGAAGCACTACACCAGCACAGGAG ACGCTACCCCCAACGTGGATGTGTCCGTGCTGGTGGCAGGAATCCTAGCAATCGTAGTGATTGCTGTCATCGCCACCGTTCTGGGTGTCTACTTCTACAAAAAGAAGAAGAGCAGCAGGAGTCCGGGAAG AGCCAGAGCTCCAGTAAGAATGGTAGGAGATGGTGGTCCAGCTGCAGAGATGGATCCTCTGTTTGGGGTTGTTGTTCCACCTCCACCTCTACCGAGCTACAACGATGCTTTGAACCAAAGTGGCCAGCACGATGCGCCACCCCCACCATATACAGG